In one window of Macrobrachium rosenbergii isolate ZJJX-2024 chromosome 27, ASM4041242v1, whole genome shotgun sequence DNA:
- the LOC136853656 gene encoding uncharacterized protein, which produces MLTQLELLNASGASSNDDDSGMSLSPLDGLSEYAIVKTEEFEYFESNLGSDSYYDISPAQELQDSLPPPPCLTPTATTVPSTFGSATLYDTSISSRGEGLRGHDDEVKVFDEELKPLNEALESSNDFSSGLYDGNVELTDVKIKIEEETSTYDAFSTDVYDNSIATAGFNLGSWYDTFDASLPASETTETKTTWDEAASKGKIGPLQRRALDSIFNVTEKPSRGLVLHIASELGLHHITVKNFFSNGRRRLRRAAARLNDPERTRRENERRKEKRRLAARASAAALSNGETTKSSGSSSSAGSLAATKSSVPTTVESPPPKETTFVSLERRALMEKLADKVQRSKAQRSLTSDAGVLQSTTSNTSTSQDFLSQSTQDLLIHPISDILSQASQDILSHSSQGLLAELPHDFLAEPTHDLSQTSSSSLLNPNTDPWNFF; this is translated from the exons ATGCTGACTCAGCTCGAACTTCTAAATGCTTCtggtgcgtctagcaacgatgaCGACAGCGGCATGTCGCTGTCGCCCCTGGACGGCCTCTCCGAATACGCCATCGTCAAGACGGAGGAGTTCGAGTACTTCGAGTCGAATCTGGGATCCGACTCCTACTACGACATCTCCCCGGCGCAGGAACTTCAAGACAGCCTGCCACCTCCGCCATGCCTGACGCCCACTGCCACAACGGTGCCCTCTACCTTCGGCTCGGCGACGCTCTACGACACGAGCATCTCGTCCAGAGGCGAGGGCCTTCGGGGGCACGACGACGAGGTGAAAGTTTTCGACGAAGAGCTCAAACCTCTCAACGAAGCTCTTGAATCTTCCAACGACTTCAGCAGCGGCCTCTACGACGGGAACGTGGAACTGACGGACGTCAAGATAAAAATTGAGGAAGAAACGTCGACTTACGACGCCTTTTCCACCGACGTCTACGACAACAGCATTGCCACGGCAGGTTTCAACTTGGGAAGTTGGTACGACACGTTCGATGCTAGCCTCCCTGCCAGTGAAACGACGGAGACCAAGACAACATGGGATGAAG ctgcTAGCAAGGGCAAGATAGGACCACTGCAGAGAAGGGCCTTGGACTCCATCTTCAACGTAACCGAGAAGCCCTCCAGAGGCCTGGTACTCCACATCGCATCCGAACTGGGCCTGCACCACATAACcgtcaaaaactttttttctaacGGCCGGAGACGGTTGCGGAGGGCAGCAGCTAGGCTCAACGACCCGGAGAGGACGAGGCGGGAAAACGAGCGTCGCAAGGAGAAGAGGCGGCTAGCTGCCAGAGCTTCTGCAGCAGCGTTGTCAAACGGGGAGACCACCAAGAGCAGCGGCAGCAGTAGTAGTGCAGGTTCACTCGCTGCTACGAAGTCGTCTGTGCCAACAACCGTCGAGTCTCCGCCTCCGAAGGAAACGACGTTCGTGTCCTTAGAGCGTCGAGCCCTGATGGAAAAGCTGGCGGACAAGGTGCAGCGGAGTAAGGCGCAGCGGTCTTTGACCAGTGACGCGGGAGTGTTGCAGAGCACCACCTCGAATACTTCTACCTCTCAGGACTTCCTCTCTCAGTCCACTCAGGACCTGCTCATTCATCCCATCAGTGACATTCTGTCACAAGCATCTCAGGACATTCTGTCACACTCCTCCCAGGGGCTGCTGGCCGAGCTACCGCACGACTTCCTAGCTGAGCCTACTCACGACCTCAGTCagacttcttcttcctcccttttaaATCCAAACACGGACCCTTGGaactttttctaa
- the Brms1 gene encoding breast cancer metastasis-suppressor 1-like protein isoform X2 has product MPGVKRQRDNESDNDEGEQDQESDSEGSSLDESISSDGSESDDSSELDEEECDRRRGEYLADLSDLERQFSLLREQLYRERVTQVEAKLEEVRVGQATEYLMPLEELQEAMRVRLEVACILRQYRLQNIQNKYEAEMLAAKQNFENEKVMLWDTIESELEEKIRRLEEDRNNVDVTSQVWAEQNLHRKRRRHRQGSNSSTDRRRKKPTTVSGPYIVYMLKESDIVDDWTTIKKALTASKRKSKFGKITSPRHFPEAF; this is encoded by the exons ATGCCCGGAGTAAAGCGACAGCGCGACAATGAAAGTGACAACGACGAGGGCGAACAGGACCAAGAATCTGATTCGGAAGGAAGTTCTCTAGACGAGTCGATCTCATCGGATGGGTCTGAGTCTGATGATTCCTCAG agttAGATGAAGAAGAATGTGACAGAAGACGAGGTGAATACTTGGCTGATCTGTCAGACCTTGAGCGGCAGTTTTCTCTCCTTAGAGAACA ATTATATCGTGAACGGGTTACTCAAGTCGAAGCAAAGCTGGAGGAAGTGCGAGTAGGTCAAGCAACCGAGTACCTGATGCCTCTTGAGGAGCTCCAAGAGGCAATGCGTGTTCGACTTGAAGTCGCATGCATTTTACGACAATACCGTCTAcagaatattcaaaacaaatatgAAGCAGAAATGCTGGCAGCAAAGCAGAACTTTGAA AATGAAAAAGTCATGTTGTGGGACACAATTGAAAGTGAACTGGAGGAGAAGATCCGTCGGTTAGAGGAAGACAGAAATAATGTAGATGTAACGAGTCAAGTGTGGGCTGAACAGAATCTTCACAGAAAACGCAGAAGACACAGACAG GGTTCCAACAGTTCAACAGACCGTAGACGCAAAAAACCAACTACAGTGTCTGGGCCGTACATAGTTTATATGTTGAAAGAATCAGATATAGTAGATGACTGGACAACTATTAAGAAGGCACTCACAGCgtcaaaaagaaaatctaaat ttGGGAAAATAACCTCCCCACGACACTTTCCAGAAGCTTTCTAG
- the Brms1 gene encoding breast cancer metastasis-suppressor 1-like protein isoform X1, which yields MPGVKRQRDNESDNDEGEQDQESDSEGSSLDESISSDGSESDDSSELDEEECDRRRGEYLADLSDLERQFSLLREQLYRERVTQVEAKLEEVRVGQATEYLMPLEELQEAMRVRLEVACILRQYRLQNIQNKYEAEMLAAKQNFEQNEKVMLWDTIESELEEKIRRLEEDRNNVDVTSQVWAEQNLHRKRRRHRQGSNSSTDRRRKKPTTVSGPYIVYMLKESDIVDDWTTIKKALTASKRKSKFGKITSPRHFPEAF from the exons ATGCCCGGAGTAAAGCGACAGCGCGACAATGAAAGTGACAACGACGAGGGCGAACAGGACCAAGAATCTGATTCGGAAGGAAGTTCTCTAGACGAGTCGATCTCATCGGATGGGTCTGAGTCTGATGATTCCTCAG agttAGATGAAGAAGAATGTGACAGAAGACGAGGTGAATACTTGGCTGATCTGTCAGACCTTGAGCGGCAGTTTTCTCTCCTTAGAGAACA ATTATATCGTGAACGGGTTACTCAAGTCGAAGCAAAGCTGGAGGAAGTGCGAGTAGGTCAAGCAACCGAGTACCTGATGCCTCTTGAGGAGCTCCAAGAGGCAATGCGTGTTCGACTTGAAGTCGCATGCATTTTACGACAATACCGTCTAcagaatattcaaaacaaatatgAAGCAGAAATGCTGGCAGCAAAGCAGAACTTTGAA CAGAATGAAAAAGTCATGTTGTGGGACACAATTGAAAGTGAACTGGAGGAGAAGATCCGTCGGTTAGAGGAAGACAGAAATAATGTAGATGTAACGAGTCAAGTGTGGGCTGAACAGAATCTTCACAGAAAACGCAGAAGACACAGACAG GGTTCCAACAGTTCAACAGACCGTAGACGCAAAAAACCAACTACAGTGTCTGGGCCGTACATAGTTTATATGTTGAAAGAATCAGATATAGTAGATGACTGGACAACTATTAAGAAGGCACTCACAGCgtcaaaaagaaaatctaaat ttGGGAAAATAACCTCCCCACGACACTTTCCAGAAGCTTTCTAG